The following are from one region of the Rosistilla carotiformis genome:
- a CDS encoding DUF1559 family PulG-like putative transporter yields the protein MKKTQDFTRTTGFTLVELLVVIAIIGILVGLLLPAVQAAREAARRMKCSSHLKQIGLAIHNYHDTFGRLPPGGMPEGDPSITNQAQASWLVRILPFIEQSAIYDQATFVGTDWVGTGTDRNWKIKDGTVIDIYDCPSSDLPNVQTDSTSGGTRGLGAPTSITVQVPSYVGIAGTSQDPSNIATRVSPSVNGVGHQSFNGVMPISSNLANPTTPVLKFRDILDGTSNTFCVGEQSSSLREHSTGASRLRDCRSGSRRGGMWSSGNARGNANSQAYNLTTIMRPVNSNIYVNNSCSEFHGLAKNTTLRSNHPGGAQFAVADGAVRFVSETIDYVDLIKLADRRDGLVLSGF from the coding sequence ATGAAGAAGACGCAAGACTTTACAAGAACGACTGGCTTTACGCTGGTTGAGTTACTGGTTGTAATCGCCATCATTGGAATATTGGTCGGTTTATTGTTGCCGGCGGTTCAAGCGGCCAGAGAGGCTGCAAGGCGAATGAAGTGCAGCAGTCATCTAAAGCAGATTGGACTTGCGATTCACAATTATCACGACACGTTCGGCAGACTTCCGCCAGGAGGGATGCCCGAAGGTGATCCCAGCATTACGAATCAAGCTCAAGCTTCATGGTTGGTTCGCATTCTACCATTTATCGAACAGTCGGCGATCTATGATCAAGCCACCTTCGTCGGTACCGATTGGGTAGGGACCGGGACCGATCGCAATTGGAAGATTAAGGACGGGACGGTGATCGATATCTACGACTGTCCCTCGAGCGATCTGCCCAACGTTCAAACCGACAGTACCAGCGGAGGAACACGCGGACTGGGGGCGCCCACATCGATCACCGTGCAGGTGCCCAGCTATGTTGGTATCGCGGGGACGTCTCAAGATCCAAGCAATATCGCAACGCGAGTCTCACCATCGGTCAACGGCGTGGGGCACCAGAGTTTTAATGGCGTTATGCCGATTTCCAGCAATTTGGCCAATCCCACCACGCCGGTCCTGAAGTTTCGCGACATTTTGGATGGAACCAGTAATACATTCTGCGTGGGGGAACAATCTTCCTCGCTTCGTGAGCACTCGACGGGCGCTTCGCGTTTGCGAGACTGTCGCTCTGGGAGTCGTCGCGGAGGAATGTGGTCCAGCGGGAATGCGCGTGGGAATGCCAATTCTCAAGCGTACAATTTGACGACGATTATGCGCCCAGTGAACTCGAATATCTATGTGAACAATTCCTGTTCCGAATTTCACGGCCTCGCGAAGAATACAACCCTGCGCTCGAACCACCCCGGCGGAGCCCAGTTTGCTGTGGCCGATGGCGCGGTGCGTTTTGTTTCCGAAACCATCGATTATGTGGACCTGATCAAACTGGCCGATCGCCGCGACGGACTTGTGCTTTCGGGATTCTAA
- a CDS encoding carboxypeptidase-like regulatory domain-containing protein, which yields MSHPKFVTSGLFQCFEFLVLACGLSAFIGCSGSDPLLADVRGQVTDKGQPLAGVTLMFIPESGNGAPSEAVTNSDGEYVLSYANGEVGARMGKQAVLLTVTQPTGNESMPTTPAGYSKQIDVVAGENVFNFDLSEF from the coding sequence GTGAGTCACCCAAAATTTGTCACCAGCGGTTTATTCCAATGCTTCGAGTTTCTGGTCTTGGCCTGCGGATTGTCTGCGTTTATCGGTTGCAGCGGATCGGATCCGCTGCTCGCTGATGTGCGAGGACAAGTGACCGACAAAGGCCAGCCGTTGGCCGGGGTGACGTTGATGTTTATCCCCGAAAGTGGGAATGGCGCGCCTTCCGAAGCGGTGACCAATTCCGACGGCGAATATGTCTTGAGTTATGCCAATGGGGAAGTCGGCGCAAGAATGGGGAAACAGGCGGTGCTTCTAACCGTGACACAGCCGACAGGCAACGAGAGCATGCCGACGACCCCGGCAGGTTATAGCAAACAGATCGACGTGGTCGCTGGCGAAAACGTCTTCAATTTTGATCTGTCAGAATTCTAG
- the polA gene encoding DNA polymerase I, protein MTDPLIKRLFLLDGMALIYRAHFAMVRSPRYTSASVCTSAVFGMTNAILDILKREEPSHIAAVFDTSAPTHRHIEYPAYKAQRDAMPEDLSSQIPLVFRLFEAFNIPVITIDGYEADDIIGTLAHEAEQQHFTTYMVTPDKDFQQLLTDNIYIYRPGRQGNTHEVVGVADVLEKWGLENVRQFIDILGLMGDASDNIPGIKGIGEKTAQKLIADFGSIENLLQSTGKLKGKQRERVEQGADDAILSKRLATILLDVPHTIDLDSLKAKDFDKERLSQLFMELEFETFGKRMFGKSFSVGATKAKVVREKREAEIQQQLFFDEPVEEKTIHNSPHTYHTITTANERSALVEKLLAQKRICFDTETTGLNPREVEPLGLSFSFADNEAYYVVFPTSPEETKTVLEQFRPVFENEAIEKVGHNLKYDITLLKWQGIEVRGALFDTMLAHSMKEPEMRHGLDYLAKLYLGYTPIPTSDLIGPKGPEQKNMRDVPLEQLAQYACEDADVTWRINDVIRADIENRGVSQVCYEVECPLIPVLVDMEFEGIRLDVDSLAVYSKHLEGEIADLTARIHSAAGREFNIDSPKQLGVVLYEDLQIDDKPKKTATGQYSTRESELLRLSGRHEIVQDILDYRSAVKLKNTYVDQLPAAVNPQTGRLHTHYSQTWTATGRMQSNDPNLQTIPIRKARGKEIRAAFVPRDDDYLILSADYSQIELRIMAELSQDAGMIEAFTSGEDIHTVTASKVYKVDLADVTREMRDKAKTVNFGILYGISAFGLQQRLNIPRGEASALIDNYFEKYPGVQTYIDATIAFAKEHGYVVTKTGRRRYLRDITSRNHSARTASERLAMNSPIQGTAADMLKLAMIKVHAALKAADMKTKMLLTVHDEIVFDLHKSEQESAVPLIEEAMRTAFPMSVPIVVETGVGKNWLEAH, encoded by the coding sequence ATGACCGATCCCCTGATTAAGCGGCTGTTCCTGTTGGACGGAATGGCGCTGATCTATCGCGCCCATTTTGCCATGGTGCGCAGCCCTCGTTACACGTCGGCGAGCGTCTGCACGTCGGCGGTGTTTGGGATGACCAACGCCATCCTGGATATCTTGAAACGCGAAGAGCCTTCGCACATCGCCGCGGTCTTCGACACCTCCGCGCCCACCCATCGGCACATCGAATATCCCGCCTACAAGGCGCAGCGCGATGCGATGCCCGAAGATCTTTCCAGCCAGATCCCACTGGTCTTCCGGTTGTTCGAAGCCTTCAATATTCCCGTGATCACGATCGATGGGTACGAAGCCGACGACATCATCGGCACGCTGGCGCACGAAGCCGAACAGCAGCATTTCACGACCTACATGGTCACTCCCGATAAAGACTTCCAACAACTGCTGACCGACAACATCTACATCTACCGACCCGGACGGCAGGGGAACACGCACGAAGTGGTCGGCGTGGCCGACGTGCTCGAAAAATGGGGACTCGAAAACGTTCGTCAGTTCATCGACATCTTGGGGTTGATGGGGGATGCCAGCGATAACATTCCGGGGATCAAAGGGATCGGGGAGAAAACAGCTCAGAAGCTAATCGCCGACTTTGGATCGATCGAAAATCTGTTGCAGTCGACCGGCAAACTTAAAGGCAAACAACGCGAACGCGTTGAGCAAGGGGCCGATGATGCGATCCTGTCCAAACGCTTGGCAACGATTCTTTTAGACGTGCCGCACACGATCGATCTCGATTCGCTGAAGGCGAAAGATTTTGACAAAGAGCGACTCAGCCAATTGTTCATGGAACTTGAATTTGAAACGTTTGGCAAACGCATGTTCGGCAAATCGTTTTCGGTGGGAGCCACGAAAGCCAAAGTGGTCCGCGAAAAGCGGGAAGCCGAAATCCAACAACAGCTGTTCTTCGACGAGCCGGTCGAAGAGAAAACGATCCACAATTCGCCTCACACCTACCACACGATCACGACCGCTAACGAGCGGAGCGCGCTGGTGGAGAAGCTGTTGGCCCAAAAGCGAATCTGTTTCGACACCGAGACGACGGGGCTGAATCCACGCGAAGTGGAACCTCTCGGTTTGTCGTTTTCGTTTGCGGACAACGAAGCCTATTACGTCGTCTTCCCGACCTCGCCTGAAGAAACCAAGACCGTGCTGGAACAGTTCCGCCCGGTCTTTGAAAACGAAGCGATTGAAAAGGTTGGCCACAACCTGAAGTACGACATCACGCTGTTGAAGTGGCAGGGAATCGAAGTCCGCGGTGCGTTGTTCGATACGATGCTGGCGCATTCGATGAAAGAGCCCGAGATGCGACATGGACTCGATTATCTGGCAAAGCTGTACCTCGGTTACACGCCAATCCCGACCAGCGATTTAATTGGCCCCAAGGGGCCCGAACAGAAAAACATGCGTGACGTGCCGCTGGAACAATTGGCCCAATACGCCTGTGAGGACGCGGACGTCACGTGGCGAATCAACGATGTCATCCGGGCCGACATCGAAAATCGTGGCGTCAGCCAGGTTTGCTACGAAGTCGAATGCCCGCTGATCCCCGTGCTGGTCGACATGGAATTCGAAGGTATTCGATTGGATGTCGATTCGCTGGCCGTCTATTCAAAACATCTCGAAGGAGAGATTGCCGATCTGACAGCCCGGATCCACTCCGCCGCCGGCCGCGAATTTAACATCGATTCGCCAAAGCAGTTGGGCGTTGTCTTGTACGAAGATCTACAGATCGACGACAAGCCGAAGAAGACGGCGACGGGCCAATATTCAACGCGTGAATCCGAGTTGCTGCGGCTCTCCGGGCGGCACGAGATCGTGCAGGATATCCTCGACTACCGCAGCGCCGTCAAACTCAAAAACACCTATGTCGATCAATTGCCGGCAGCGGTAAATCCGCAGACAGGACGGCTGCACACGCATTACAGCCAGACATGGACCGCGACGGGACGGATGCAGTCGAACGATCCGAACCTGCAAACGATTCCGATCCGCAAGGCGCGTGGCAAAGAAATTCGAGCGGCGTTTGTGCCTCGCGACGACGACTACTTGATCCTCTCGGCCGATTATTCGCAAATCGAATTGCGGATCATGGCGGAACTGAGTCAAGACGCGGGGATGATCGAAGCCTTTACAAGTGGAGAGGACATCCATACGGTCACCGCATCGAAGGTCTACAAAGTCGACCTCGCCGACGTCACCCGCGAGATGCGAGACAAAGCCAAGACGGTCAACTTCGGCATCCTGTACGGGATCTCGGCTTTTGGATTGCAGCAACGATTAAACATTCCTCGCGGCGAAGCGTCGGCGCTAATCGACAACTACTTTGAAAAGTACCCCGGCGTGCAAACCTACATCGATGCGACGATCGCGTTTGCCAAAGAACATGGCTACGTTGTCACCAAGACCGGCCGCCGCCGCTATCTCCGCGACATCACCTCGCGCAATCATTCCGCTCGCACCGCGTCGGAACGCTTGGCGATGAACAGTCCGATCCAAGGAACGGCCGCCGACATGCTGAAGCTGGCGATGATCAAGGTGCATGCGGCGCTGAAGGCTGCGGACATGAAGACCAAGATGCTGTTGACCGTTCACGATGAAATCGTCTTCGACCTGCATAAATCGGAGCAAGAGAGCGCGGTGCCTTTAATTGAAGAGGCAATGCGAACGGCGTTTCCGATGAGTGTTCCGATCGTGGTCGAAACGGGGGTCGGTAAAAACTGGCTCGAAGCCCACTGA
- a CDS encoding Gfo/Idh/MocA family protein, whose amino-acid sequence MHILKQILRSPKLQSIASRAFCTTLNYGSYDKMGINAPLNRKLRMGMVGGGQGSFIGRVHSIAACLDNRAVVTAGALSSNPERSKASAPDYAISEDRAYGSYEDMLDAESKLPDDQRIDFVSITTPNHTHFEVALAAVEAGFNVVCDKPMTFDLAQAETLAKAVEQSDVIFALSHNYTGYPLVRQAREMIASGELGEIQAIRSNYIQGWLRTRLEDSDQKQAAWRTDPTKSGAAGCFGDIATHAYNLGRYMTGLLPDQISCHLKTFEPGRKLDDYGTAVIRYQNGALGTVTASQISHGRENDVSIEIDGTKGALQWRQENPNEMIVRANGQPHKIYTRDPNAPHTTPGAAAACRLPSGHPEGFFEAFANVYASAFDAMVARAEGGPIERVNTIYPNVNDGVEGMYFIQQCVESSKQDAAWLPLKHERARR is encoded by the coding sequence ATGCACATCCTTAAACAAATCCTCCGCTCGCCGAAATTGCAATCGATCGCGAGCCGGGCTTTTTGCACCACGCTGAATTACGGGAGTTACGACAAGATGGGAATCAACGCACCGCTGAACCGAAAGCTGCGGATGGGAATGGTCGGAGGCGGCCAGGGATCATTCATTGGACGCGTGCATTCGATCGCGGCATGCCTTGATAACCGCGCCGTCGTGACCGCCGGAGCGCTATCGAGCAATCCCGAGCGATCCAAAGCGTCGGCTCCCGATTATGCGATCAGCGAAGACCGGGCCTACGGTTCCTACGAGGACATGTTGGACGCCGAGAGCAAGTTGCCCGACGATCAACGGATCGATTTCGTCAGCATCACAACTCCCAACCACACGCACTTCGAAGTCGCACTGGCCGCGGTCGAAGCCGGTTTTAATGTCGTCTGCGACAAGCCGATGACCTTCGATCTTGCCCAAGCGGAAACGCTTGCCAAAGCGGTCGAACAGAGCGATGTGATCTTCGCGTTGTCGCACAACTACACCGGCTATCCATTGGTCCGCCAAGCACGCGAAATGATCGCCAGCGGCGAACTGGGGGAGATCCAAGCGATCCGCAGCAACTACATCCAAGGATGGCTGCGAACCCGCTTGGAAGATTCGGATCAGAAACAAGCTGCATGGCGCACCGACCCGACAAAAAGTGGTGCCGCGGGCTGCTTCGGCGACATCGCCACGCACGCCTACAACCTGGGCCGCTACATGACGGGCTTGTTGCCCGATCAGATCAGTTGCCATTTGAAAACGTTTGAACCCGGCCGCAAACTGGATGATTACGGAACCGCCGTGATCCGTTACCAAAACGGTGCCTTGGGAACGGTCACCGCGTCGCAGATCAGCCACGGTCGCGAAAACGATGTCTCGATCGAGATCGATGGCACCAAGGGGGCATTGCAATGGCGGCAGGAGAATCCGAACGAGATGATCGTTCGGGCCAATGGCCAGCCGCATAAGATTTACACCCGCGATCCAAACGCGCCCCACACGACGCCCGGTGCGGCGGCAGCTTGCCGTTTGCCTAGCGGTCACCCGGAAGGCTTCTTCGAAGCGTTTGCCAACGTCTATGCATCGGCCTTCGATGCGATGGTCGCCCGCGCCGAAGGAGGCCCGATCGAACGCGTCAACACGATCTATCCGAATGTGAACGACGGCGTCGAAGGAATGTACTTCATCCAACAGTGCGTCGAGAGCAGCAAGCAGGACGCGGCGTGGTTGCCGCTGAAGCACGAGCGAGCTCGCAGGTAG
- the ispD gene encoding 2-C-methyl-D-erythritol 4-phosphate cytidylyltransferase translates to MQAFLEPGSVAVIFPAAGTSRRFGGPQSKIFASLAGHPVWWHAAQRLRAFAEVGQIVIAIHPDDRPRWESEFSEAVSTLGIDLVDGGSERYESVLQAIARIDCASYIAVHDAARPLVPNADLQRLFVAAASHDAVMLATPVRGTIKRANVESIVQTTVDRSRLWEAQTPQLFRRQLLVDAYARWRGWPVTDDASLVERAGGKVHLVEGSPLNLKITSPDDLLLAEAIIQSR, encoded by the coding sequence ATGCAAGCTTTCTTGGAACCTGGATCGGTCGCGGTGATTTTTCCCGCGGCCGGGACCAGCCGTCGTTTTGGCGGGCCGCAATCGAAGATCTTCGCCAGCTTGGCGGGGCATCCCGTTTGGTGGCACGCGGCGCAGCGATTGCGCGCGTTTGCCGAAGTCGGTCAAATCGTGATCGCGATCCATCCGGACGACCGTCCGCGTTGGGAAAGCGAGTTTTCCGAAGCGGTCTCGACGCTGGGAATCGACCTGGTCGATGGAGGCAGCGAACGTTATGAGAGCGTGTTGCAAGCGATCGCGCGAATCGATTGCGCATCCTACATCGCCGTCCACGACGCCGCGCGGCCGCTGGTTCCGAATGCTGATTTGCAGCGTCTGTTTGTTGCCGCCGCATCGCACGACGCGGTGATGTTGGCCACGCCTGTTCGGGGCACGATCAAACGAGCCAACGTGGAATCGATCGTGCAAACGACGGTGGATCGATCACGATTGTGGGAAGCGCAGACGCCGCAATTGTTCCGGCGTCAGCTGTTGGTCGATGCATACGCGCGATGGCGCGGATGGCCGGTGACCGATGATGCCAGCCTCGTCGAACGCGCCGGCGGCAAGGTCCATTTGGTCGAAGGGTCGCCTCTGAATCTAAAGATCACCAGCCCCGACGACCTGTTGTTGGCGGAAGCGATCATACAGTCGCGTTAG
- the map gene encoding type I methionyl aminopeptidase → MLQNRKKLLLQKAGREAMIAAGRFNAKLLDYVRPHVKAGIQTGTIDELIHKFTIDHGHKPATLGYQGFTKSCCTSINDVICHGIPGDYTLVDGDIVNVDITSVVNGWFGDQSETFLIGEVSDEARAVTQCAFDCLYIGIDALTPGCKVSVIGDAIVAEAHRRGFSVVREYVGHGLGRQFHQDPSIPHYPNRQSRQDRLLPGMAFTVEPMINAGSRFTTLDSVDGWTVRTKDGRFSAQFEHTVLMTEAGPQILTQTQDGPKKGHIF, encoded by the coding sequence ATGTTACAGAACCGGAAAAAGCTGTTGCTGCAGAAAGCGGGACGCGAGGCGATGATTGCAGCGGGGCGTTTTAATGCCAAGCTGTTGGATTACGTTCGCCCGCACGTAAAGGCTGGCATCCAAACCGGCACGATCGATGAATTGATTCACAAATTCACGATCGATCATGGGCACAAACCTGCGACGCTGGGATACCAGGGGTTTACGAAGAGTTGTTGCACGAGCATCAATGATGTGATCTGCCACGGAATTCCAGGGGATTACACGCTTGTCGACGGCGACATCGTGAACGTCGACATCACCTCGGTCGTCAACGGCTGGTTCGGCGACCAGTCCGAAACGTTTTTGATCGGAGAGGTCAGCGACGAAGCCCGCGCGGTGACGCAGTGCGCTTTCGATTGCCTGTACATCGGGATCGATGCACTGACCCCAGGTTGTAAGGTGTCGGTGATTGGTGATGCGATCGTGGCCGAAGCCCATCGCCGCGGATTCAGCGTTGTCCGCGAATACGTCGGGCACGGTTTGGGCCGCCAGTTCCACCAAGACCCATCGATTCCGCACTATCCGAACCGACAGAGCCGGCAAGATCGGCTGTTGCCCGGAATGGCGTTTACCGTCGAACCGATGATTAACGCCGGCAGCCGCTTTACGACCCTCGATAGTGTCGACGGCTGGACCGTGCGAACCAAGGATGGTCGCTTTTCGGCTCAGTTCGAGCACACCGTGTTGATGACCGAAGCGGGCCCTCAAATCCTCACTCAAACCCAAGATGGACCGAAAAAAGGCCACATCTTTTAA
- the arsC gene encoding arsenate reductase (glutaredoxin) (This arsenate reductase requires both glutathione and glutaredoxin to convert arsenate to arsenite, after which the efflux transporter formed by ArsA and ArsB can extrude the arsenite from the cell, providing resistance.), with amino-acid sequence MTTIYHNPRCSKSRAAVELLDSRKIEYTVVKYLETPPTEKELSEIVAMLGIPPQQLARRGEAVFKELGLGEKPLSDKEWLAVLAANPKLIERPIVVHEGQAAIGRPIENIAAILDN; translated from the coding sequence ATGACCACGATTTATCACAACCCTCGCTGTTCGAAATCGCGCGCCGCCGTCGAATTGCTGGATAGCCGAAAGATCGAATATACGGTCGTTAAATATCTCGAAACGCCCCCGACCGAAAAAGAACTATCCGAGATCGTTGCGATGTTAGGGATTCCGCCGCAACAGTTGGCGCGGCGTGGCGAAGCGGTCTTCAAAGAACTGGGGCTGGGGGAGAAGCCACTTTCCGACAAAGAGTGGTTGGCCGTTTTGGCTGCCAACCCAAAGCTGATCGAACGGCCAATCGTCGTTCACGAAGGCCAAGCTGCAATCGGTCGCCCGATCGAGAACATCGCGGCAATACTGGACAACTAA
- a CDS encoding XylR family transcriptional regulator gives MGLQDVERPGNETRNILLALGWYYPEIHHGVARFARDHHWHVTADFDDLVPEHWRGDGVVTLLGARQNLWRKLRRLKVPIVDLAESRPDIALPRVTMDNAAIGRIAAAHFVERGFRNFAFVHRWDLGVSRVRRDAFKTALAVAGHRCEVLNWNKEAGRSSDTREQRHRWLVRRLSTLPKPLAVFAMRDVEAVEVIEACIAAGIAIPDQVAVLGVDNTDTICDCLRVPLSSVNTNWEQVGYQGAALLERLICGEPAPATPIYIPAVGVCQRRSTDSLAVEHPAVVAALRFIHDHSAEAIDMTDVVRHVAMSRSGLEKAFREYYIRPPMEELRHVRLNRARKELLETDDKIIAIARRTGFQTSQNLCRVFQQQLGITPKQFRLQHR, from the coding sequence ATGGGATTACAAGACGTGGAGAGACCGGGAAATGAAACGCGCAATATCCTGCTTGCATTGGGTTGGTATTACCCGGAGATCCATCATGGGGTTGCCCGATTTGCGCGCGATCATCATTGGCACGTGACGGCCGACTTCGATGATTTGGTTCCCGAGCACTGGCGCGGCGATGGAGTGGTGACGTTGCTGGGGGCGAGGCAAAACCTGTGGCGCAAGCTGCGACGCTTGAAGGTGCCGATCGTCGATCTGGCGGAAAGCCGCCCCGATATCGCGTTGCCCCGGGTCACGATGGACAATGCGGCGATCGGACGGATTGCGGCAGCGCATTTTGTCGAGCGAGGGTTTCGGAATTTTGCCTTTGTGCATCGCTGGGATCTGGGCGTCAGCCGGGTTCGTCGCGATGCGTTTAAAACGGCGCTGGCGGTGGCGGGGCATCGATGCGAGGTGCTCAATTGGAACAAGGAGGCGGGACGCAGCTCCGACACGCGTGAACAACGGCACCGATGGTTGGTGCGGCGGCTTTCGACGCTTCCCAAACCGTTGGCGGTGTTCGCGATGCGCGATGTCGAAGCGGTGGAAGTGATCGAGGCGTGCATCGCCGCGGGGATCGCGATTCCCGATCAAGTTGCGGTGCTGGGCGTCGACAACACCGATACGATCTGCGATTGCCTGCGTGTGCCGCTATCGAGCGTGAACACGAATTGGGAACAGGTCGGCTATCAAGGGGCTGCGCTGTTGGAACGTCTGATCTGTGGCGAGCCAGCTCCCGCGACGCCGATCTATATTCCCGCGGTCGGCGTTTGCCAGCGGCGCAGCACCGACAGTCTCGCCGTGGAACATCCCGCCGTGGTCGCCGCACTCCGCTTCATCCACGATCACAGCGCCGAAGCGATCGACATGACGGATGTCGTGCGGCACGTTGCGATGTCGCGCAGCGGGCTCGAGAAAGCATTTCGGGAATACTACATTCGCCCGCCGATGGAAGAACTGCGACACGTCCGACTGAACCGAGCCCGGAAGGAACTGTTGGAGACCGACGACAAGATCATCGCGATCGCTCGCCGCACCGGGTTTCAAACGTCGCAAAACTTGTGTCGCGTCTTTCAGCAACAATTGGGGATCACGCCGAAGCAGTTTCGTTTGCAGCATCGCTAG
- a CDS encoding DUF1559 family PulG-like putative transporter yields the protein MKRKHLGFTLVELLVVIAIIGILVGLLLPAVQAAREAARRMQCSNNLKQIGLALHNYHDTYRVLPTGQLSVETDKVCVADGCRFAKSGWAWSALILPFLESQNMYDQLEVTQKHLKEQYLNPLVDQPLPAYRCPSDIGEDQSGHVESFGRSNYPAVFGYLRQWVKDEPLPIRPEGAFGVNAKVAFRDVLDGLSNTLFIGERSSEKRTTGTDDGYGAAVWPGAPRTHKCLSCSGGGLLTIVGVVTSPINDPALVSATNWTGNQPFTSLHPGGAMFVLGDGSVSFLTETIDQTVYQYLGHKSDGNPVSLP from the coding sequence ATGAAACGCAAACATTTAGGCTTCACCCTCGTCGAGCTGTTGGTTGTGATCGCAATCATCGGCATACTCGTCGGCCTGCTTTTGCCCGCAGTTCAAGCGGCTCGCGAGGCGGCTCGTCGGATGCAGTGCTCTAACAATCTCAAGCAGATCGGTTTGGCATTGCACAACTACCACGATACCTATCGGGTCTTGCCCACGGGCCAGCTGAGTGTCGAAACCGATAAGGTTTGCGTCGCCGACGGCTGTCGCTTTGCCAAATCGGGCTGGGCGTGGAGTGCGTTGATTCTTCCATTCCTCGAGTCGCAGAACATGTACGACCAGTTGGAGGTCACGCAAAAGCATTTGAAAGAACAGTACCTGAATCCATTGGTCGATCAACCTCTACCCGCCTATCGCTGTCCGTCGGATATCGGTGAGGACCAGAGCGGGCACGTCGAAAGCTTTGGGCGATCGAACTACCCCGCCGTCTTCGGCTATTTGCGGCAATGGGTCAAAGACGAACCGCTGCCGATTCGCCCCGAAGGCGCGTTTGGCGTCAATGCCAAAGTCGCATTCCGCGACGTGTTGGATGGATTGAGCAACACATTGTTTATCGGGGAACGGTCGTCAGAAAAACGCACCACCGGTACCGACGACGGCTACGGAGCGGCCGTTTGGCCTGGCGCACCGCGGACGCACAAATGTTTGTCCTGCAGCGGTGGCGGGTTGCTCACAATCGTTGGCGTCGTCACGTCCCCCATCAACGATCCCGCCTTGGTGTCGGCAACTAATTGGACGGGCAACCAGCCCTTCACCAGCCTTCATCCCGGCGGCGCGATGTTTGTGCTTGGCGATGGATCGGTCAGCTTCCTCACCGAAACCATCGACCAAACGGTCTATCAATATTTGGGCCACAAATCGGATGGAAATCCGGTCTCACTGCCCTAA
- a CDS encoding transthyretin-like family protein — translation MLLSVSPQRSVFAAALLTLVLVGCGGSNLPELGAVTGVVTYEGRPVPSAVVTFQPQEGRPSVAMTDDQGQYELLFVKDAPGALLGDHKVTISNESAMEGDQSPSDAMPLLPAKFNAQSTLTAVVEPGSQTIDFALE, via the coding sequence ATGTTGCTATCCGTTTCTCCGCAACGATCTGTATTCGCCGCCGCTCTGCTCACCCTTGTGTTGGTCGGATGCGGCGGATCCAACCTACCTGAACTCGGTGCGGTCACCGGCGTCGTTACCTACGAAGGGCGACCGGTCCCCAGTGCCGTCGTGACATTCCAACCTCAGGAAGGACGGCCGTCGGTTGCAATGACCGACGACCAAGGACAATATGAATTGTTGTTTGTGAAGGATGCTCCCGGAGCGTTGCTGGGGGATCACAAGGTCACGATCAGCAATGAATCGGCGATGGAAGGGGATCAATCGCCAAGCGATGCGATGCCGCTGCTGCCAGCGAAATTCAATGCCCAGTCCACCTTGACCGCGGTGGTCGAACCCGGTTCGCAAACGATCGACTTTGCTCTGGAATAG